Proteins found in one Gemmatimonadaceae bacterium genomic segment:
- the fadJ gene encoding fatty acid oxidation complex subunit alpha FadJ yields the protein MTSPYALTTEIQNGVAVITIDLPGEPVNKFNKAVKDEFVALFDRLERDLEVRAAVLLSGKTDSWIAGADIEEFLELKTADDAARLSHDGQLLLESIERMRTPLVCAIHGACLGGALEVALAAHYRIATDHPKTLLALPEVQLGLIPGAGGTQRLPRLIGIRAALDMILTGKNVRAKKALQIGLVDEVVHPAILRRVAVQRANEIVSGVRKHEKRDVGVTAFLLDENPAGRLVVLRRAKDETLKKTGGNYPAPLAAIESVAAGYSGGPGHGYREESRLFGEMAATDVSRQLISLFFATTALKKDSGVRLSPGESQPQPAPIDKLGVLGSGFMGAGIASIALQQNTLVRMKDADHGRVAKGFAAVRDVLKERLTKKQVTRAQYSDMMSLLGGTVDYSGFGNVDLVIEAVFEDLKVKHEVLREVEAVIRPDAIFASNTSTIPITKIAEVSERPERVVGMHFFSPVHKMPLLEVITTSITDPDVTATVVAYGKKLGKTVIVVNDGPGFYVNRILTPYINEAGRLLDQGAGVDAVDQALVSWGFPVGPITLVDEVGLDVGAKAGKIMHEAFGERFAPPSSLQAVVISGRYGRKVRKGFYLYDDAGKKGQVDQTVYELLRPSRASAGANGGSAVQTSIDALEIQQRTVMPMLNEAARCLHEGVIDSPRDGDVGAVFGFGFPPFRGGPFRYIDSLGVDYVVSQLQGLNDRFPGRFQPAELLTEMARRGERFYPES from the coding sequence GTGACCTCGCCCTACGCGCTCACCACCGAAATCCAGAACGGTGTCGCCGTCATCACAATCGACCTGCCTGGCGAGCCGGTCAACAAGTTCAACAAGGCAGTGAAGGATGAATTCGTGGCGCTTTTTGACCGCCTCGAGCGCGACCTCGAAGTTCGTGCCGCTGTACTTCTGAGCGGCAAAACCGACAGCTGGATCGCGGGCGCCGACATCGAAGAGTTTCTCGAGCTCAAAACGGCCGATGATGCCGCACGGCTGAGCCACGACGGACAGCTGCTCCTGGAATCGATCGAGCGAATGCGAACGCCACTGGTCTGTGCAATTCACGGCGCCTGCCTCGGAGGCGCCCTCGAAGTGGCGCTGGCGGCGCACTACCGCATTGCCACCGACCACCCGAAAACACTGCTCGCGCTTCCCGAAGTTCAGCTCGGTCTCATCCCTGGCGCGGGCGGCACGCAGCGATTGCCGCGCCTGATAGGCATACGCGCAGCGCTCGACATGATTCTCACGGGAAAGAATGTCCGCGCGAAGAAAGCACTGCAAATCGGACTGGTGGACGAAGTCGTGCATCCGGCAATACTTCGACGAGTCGCCGTTCAACGTGCAAACGAGATTGTTTCCGGCGTACGCAAACACGAAAAGCGGGACGTGGGTGTAACGGCATTCCTCCTCGACGAGAATCCCGCCGGCCGGCTCGTAGTGCTGCGACGGGCGAAAGACGAAACTCTGAAGAAGACGGGCGGCAACTATCCGGCACCGCTCGCGGCAATCGAGTCGGTCGCCGCAGGATATTCCGGCGGTCCGGGCCACGGCTATCGCGAAGAATCCCGGCTCTTTGGAGAAATGGCCGCGACCGATGTCTCGAGGCAGTTGATCTCACTGTTCTTTGCAACCACGGCGCTGAAAAAGGATTCGGGAGTGCGCCTCTCACCGGGCGAATCACAGCCGCAACCCGCTCCAATCGACAAGCTCGGCGTGCTCGGATCCGGCTTCATGGGAGCGGGAATAGCATCGATCGCCCTGCAGCAGAACACCCTGGTGCGGATGAAGGATGCCGATCACGGCCGCGTAGCAAAAGGCTTCGCGGCGGTGCGGGACGTATTGAAGGAACGGCTGACAAAGAAACAGGTAACGCGCGCCCAATACTCGGACATGATGTCCCTGCTCGGCGGGACAGTCGACTACTCCGGCTTCGGCAATGTGGATCTCGTGATCGAGGCGGTATTCGAAGACCTCAAAGTGAAACACGAGGTACTCCGGGAGGTGGAAGCCGTCATACGGCCGGACGCGATTTTCGCGTCCAATACCAGCACCATCCCGATAACTAAAATCGCAGAGGTCTCGGAGCGGCCGGAACGGGTGGTCGGAATGCATTTCTTTTCGCCCGTTCACAAGATGCCGCTGCTCGAAGTGATCACGACTTCCATCACCGACCCCGACGTGACAGCGACCGTGGTCGCGTACGGCAAAAAACTCGGCAAGACTGTGATTGTCGTAAACGACGGACCCGGCTTTTATGTCAACCGCATCCTGACTCCTTACATCAACGAGGCCGGACGTCTTCTCGATCAAGGCGCGGGTGTCGACGCCGTGGACCAGGCGCTCGTCAGCTGGGGTTTTCCAGTGGGGCCAATCACCCTCGTCGATGAGGTGGGTCTCGACGTAGGCGCCAAAGCAGGAAAGATCATGCATGAAGCGTTCGGCGAGCGATTCGCGCCGCCGTCTTCACTGCAGGCGGTGGTAATTTCGGGTCGGTACGGACGTAAAGTCAGGAAAGGCTTCTATCTCTACGACGACGCCGGCAAGAAAGGGCAGGTGGATCAGACAGTCTACGAGCTGCTGCGTCCATCACGAGCGTCGGCTGGCGCCAATGGTGGGTCGGCAGTTCAGACCTCTATCGACGCCCTCGAGATCCAGCAGCGCACCGTGATGCCGATGCTGAACGAAGCAGCGCGATGCCTGCACGAAGGCGTCATCGATTCGCCACGCGATGGCGACGTCGGCGCGGTCTTCGGCTTCGGGTTCCCACCGTTCCGCGGCGGCCCGTTCAGATACATCGACTCGCTCGGCGTCGACTACGTTGTCAGTCAGCTTCAGGGATTGAACGACCGATTTCCGGGACGGTTCCAACCCGCTGAACTGTTGACAGAGATGGCGCGCCGGGGCGAGCGATTTTATCCGGAGTCGTGA
- the rsgA gene encoding ribosome small subunit-dependent GTPase A yields MSFEHEAEGPDANRKRGVVMAGTGGIWQVRTTDAETHDVSIRGRLKKESDTALKLTVGDAVWLERDSAGDTWAIAEILPRKSQLARRMPGGGHGERIVAANIDQVIVVFAAAKPEPHVRMMDRFLVIAEGNDLEARIVINKIDLVDQAETRERFRDYERAGYALHFTSRKEGIGLEELHDALAGRTSVLSGPSGVGKSSLLNGMYPSLNLRVGEISESVNKGRHTTVGAVLHPLPDAGYVVDTPGLREVGMWGMPSENLDACFPEFRAAIGECRFSDCTHTAEPDCDVRTGVAKGEISSERYESYVKLRQELEDTEKKWATYKPTPVGGKKRGR; encoded by the coding sequence GTGAGCTTCGAACACGAAGCAGAGGGGCCGGACGCAAACCGCAAGCGTGGCGTCGTAATGGCCGGGACGGGCGGCATCTGGCAGGTACGCACGACCGATGCTGAAACCCACGATGTCTCGATACGAGGCCGGCTCAAGAAGGAAAGCGATACTGCACTCAAGCTCACCGTCGGTGATGCCGTCTGGCTCGAGCGCGACTCGGCCGGAGACACCTGGGCCATCGCTGAGATTCTGCCGCGGAAGTCGCAGCTCGCGCGACGCATGCCCGGTGGCGGACACGGGGAGAGAATCGTCGCCGCGAACATTGACCAGGTAATCGTCGTGTTTGCCGCCGCCAAACCGGAACCGCATGTCCGGATGATGGACCGCTTTCTCGTAATCGCCGAGGGGAACGATCTGGAAGCAAGAATCGTTATCAACAAGATCGATCTCGTCGATCAGGCAGAAACCCGCGAGCGATTCCGGGATTACGAGCGCGCGGGGTACGCCTTGCACTTCACGAGCAGGAAAGAGGGTATCGGCCTCGAAGAGCTGCATGACGCCCTGGCTGGCCGTACATCGGTGCTGAGCGGACCCTCCGGCGTTGGAAAATCATCGCTGTTGAACGGGATGTACCCGAGCCTCAACCTGCGCGTTGGAGAAATCAGCGAATCGGTAAACAAGGGGCGGCATACGACGGTTGGTGCGGTACTGCATCCGCTCCCCGACGCCGGGTACGTAGTTGATACCCCCGGGCTTCGCGAGGTGGGAATGTGGGGGATGCCGTCCGAGAATCTCGACGCATGCTTTCCGGAATTCCGGGCCGCAATCGGGGAGTGCAGGTTTTCGGACTGCACTCACACGGCGGAGCCTGACTGCGACGTGCGAACCGGTGTCGCCAAGGGTGAGATCAGCAGCGAACGGTACGAAAGCTATGTGAAGCTAAGACAGGAGCTCGAGGATACGGAGAAAAAGTGGGCGACGTACAAACCGACCCCGGTTGGGGGGAAGAAGCGCGGGCGGTAG
- a CDS encoding S9 family peptidase translates to MLAVLVPLAASAQGGASMLTVDRIFAGRDFQSAPLPSIHWLADGKSYLGTKSNAAGGSDFVRVDLATGQTTLLVDASAIVGAAGKRLDIENIDLSSDETKALLFHDSERVWRQNTRGVYHVLDIASRRIVPISTKPGLQMFAKFSPNGRQVAFVRGNNLWVSDLAGGERQLTTDGSETIINGTTDWVYEEEFGLSDAFRWSPDGRRLAFWRFDQSGVPSFPMVDETGLYPAVAPLRYPKAGQPNSTVRLGIISIASGATKWLQVATGPDVYIPRMNWAGNDSVVVMRMPRRQNRSELLMASAVSGITRAMVTDSDSAYVDVEDPVWIGDGRQFLWLSDRSGWRQLYLHDRSGKLVRQVTQTGSDVLGVVKVDEPRGTVYVQVAAPNATQRQVFRYSLNGGPGTRVTQGDGSHTLNVGPGGRYAIDTHSSFGIPSTMSLQEFPSMRRVRVIEDNAALKQRLSATGIRAGGFFRLPAADGTTMLDAYRLVPSTFDSTKKYPVLMYVYGGPASPQVNDSWGGTRYLWHQSLTQKGYVVVVVDNRGAAWRGRDFRKMTQNQLGKLESDDQIAAARWLGQRSWADSARIGIWGWSYGGYMTAMATMRGGNLFRMGMSVAPVTDWRLYDTIYTERFMWTPQDNGAGYTASAPLTHVNGLTAKFLLVHGLGDDNVHPQNSVQLMQKLQLARKPFSLMLYPNKTHSISGAGGTLHLYDTLTRFVLENL, encoded by the coding sequence ATGCTTGCCGTTCTCGTGCCGCTTGCTGCCAGTGCGCAGGGTGGGGCATCGATGCTGACAGTCGATAGAATCTTTGCCGGACGCGACTTCCAAAGCGCTCCTTTGCCCTCGATCCACTGGCTCGCCGACGGCAAATCATATCTGGGCACAAAGTCGAACGCGGCGGGGGGCAGTGACTTCGTGCGGGTCGACCTGGCGACGGGCCAGACGACACTGCTCGTCGATGCCAGTGCAATCGTTGGAGCCGCCGGCAAGCGTCTGGACATCGAGAACATTGACCTGTCTTCGGATGAAACGAAGGCACTGCTGTTTCACGACTCCGAACGGGTATGGAGACAGAACACGCGCGGCGTGTATCACGTTCTGGATATCGCCTCCAGGCGGATCGTACCGATTTCGACGAAGCCCGGTTTGCAGATGTTCGCGAAATTTTCCCCCAACGGCAGGCAGGTTGCTTTTGTGCGCGGAAACAATCTTTGGGTCTCGGATCTTGCGGGAGGGGAACGCCAGCTGACCACTGACGGCAGCGAGACGATCATCAACGGCACCACCGACTGGGTTTACGAAGAAGAGTTCGGCCTCAGCGACGCCTTCCGCTGGAGTCCTGACGGGCGCCGGCTCGCATTCTGGAGATTCGATCAGTCCGGAGTGCCGTCGTTTCCGATGGTGGACGAAACAGGGCTTTATCCGGCAGTAGCACCGCTTCGCTACCCGAAAGCCGGTCAACCGAACTCCACCGTTCGTCTCGGCATCATTTCTATCGCCAGTGGCGCGACGAAATGGCTGCAGGTTGCAACCGGGCCGGATGTCTACATACCGCGAATGAACTGGGCAGGGAATGACAGCGTCGTCGTGATGCGAATGCCGAGGCGGCAGAATCGTTCGGAGCTGCTGATGGCGAGCGCGGTAAGCGGTATAACCCGCGCAATGGTCACTGACTCGGACTCTGCATACGTCGATGTCGAGGATCCGGTGTGGATTGGGGACGGCCGCCAGTTTCTCTGGTTGAGCGACCGCAGCGGATGGCGCCAGCTGTATCTACATGATAGAAGTGGCAAGCTCGTACGCCAGGTCACGCAGACCGGATCTGATGTGCTTGGAGTGGTCAAGGTCGATGAGCCGCGCGGGACCGTCTACGTTCAGGTCGCCGCCCCCAACGCCACGCAGCGGCAGGTTTTCAGGTATTCGCTGAACGGCGGACCGGGCACGCGAGTGACGCAGGGCGATGGCTCACATACGCTCAACGTCGGGCCCGGCGGACGCTACGCCATCGATACGCATTCGAGTTTCGGCATCCCCTCAACGATGTCGCTGCAGGAGTTTCCCTCGATGCGCCGGGTGCGCGTAATCGAAGACAATGCTGCGCTAAAACAAAGGCTCAGTGCGACTGGCATACGCGCCGGCGGTTTTTTCCGATTGCCGGCCGCCGATGGTACGACCATGCTCGATGCGTACCGGCTGGTTCCCTCGACGTTCGACAGTACGAAAAAATATCCTGTGCTGATGTATGTATATGGTGGACCTGCATCGCCTCAGGTAAATGACTCGTGGGGCGGGACGCGTTACCTGTGGCATCAGTCGCTCACGCAGAAGGGCTACGTCGTAGTGGTGGTCGACAACCGCGGCGCGGCGTGGCGTGGCCGGGATTTCCGGAAGATGACGCAGAATCAGCTGGGTAAACTGGAAAGCGACGATCAGATCGCCGCCGCACGCTGGCTCGGGCAGAGAAGCTGGGCGGACAGCGCCCGCATCGGCATCTGGGGGTGGAGCTACGGCGGGTACATGACGGCAATGGCGACCATGAGAGGCGGCAATCTGTTCCGGATGGGTATGTCAGTTGCACCTGTAACTGACTGGCGGCTTTATGACACCATCTACACGGAACGCTTCATGTGGACTCCGCAGGATAATGGCGCCGGCTATACCGCGTCGGCTCCGCTCACACATGTCAACGGTTTGACGGCGAAGTTTCTGCTCGTGCATGGGCTGGGCGACGACAATGTACATCCGCAGAACTCCGTGCAGCTCATGCAGAAGCTTCAGCTTGCGCGGAAACCGTTTTCGCTGATGCTGTACCCGAACAAGACGCATTCGATTTCCGGTGCCGGTGGCACGCTGCATCTCTACGACACGTTGACGCGATTTGTTCTCGAGAACCTCTAG
- a CDS encoding M14 family metallopeptidase, with the protein MGHRDHRDHRGQRDTELDGVLVTLVRSGIAAVSLAMMTACGSVMIGGSPPGPRTRAERTAYRETSHYADVVAFIDSLKGRPGLTFGSIGRTSEGREIPYVIASRPQVSTPDEARKLGRPVVYVQGNIHAGEIEGKEALLSLLRDLSNPRRPNALDSVILIAVPIYNADGNEKFGSQDTTRGSQNGPEQVGVRPNAQGLDLNRDYIKAEAPETRASLAMFNAWNPDVFVDLHTTNGSYHGYALTYAPPLHPSSPLGAFTRDSLLPVLRERMRSRRRFETFDYGDFVSADTLSKGWVTFDSRPRFGTNYYGLRGGISILSEAYSHDPMQRRVASTYAFVGEILSLVGEQALQIKSMTQAVRSSAIRNDAAIFPGDDRIGNDLHDDRRRAALRSTMRAAPYLQGVVAEIVERTSDSARTQPGVPKGRRRTGRFTTVQMSVYDRFAPTLSEKKFGSYFIARGDTQVVGALRRHGVSVSTLSRDWRGPVHFFRIDSAAASARPFQGHREMRIDGRWIQTERTIPAGSFLVRTNQPLGLLAFYMLEPQSDDGLVTWNYFDAAGKPGAEFPVLRTFIPLPPLSQ; encoded by the coding sequence ATGGGACACCGAGACCACCGGGACCACCGAGGCCAGCGGGACACTGAGCTTGACGGTGTGCTCGTGACACTCGTGCGTAGCGGGATTGCGGCGGTGAGTCTCGCGATGATGACTGCGTGTGGCTCGGTAATGATTGGCGGGTCACCGCCGGGTCCGCGAACCCGTGCGGAGCGAACGGCGTATCGGGAGACTTCGCACTACGCCGATGTGGTGGCGTTCATCGATTCACTGAAAGGCCGGCCGGGGCTGACGTTCGGATCGATCGGGCGCACCAGCGAGGGACGCGAGATTCCCTACGTCATTGCTTCGAGGCCGCAGGTCTCTACTCCCGACGAAGCGAGAAAGCTGGGCAGGCCGGTCGTATACGTGCAGGGCAACATCCACGCGGGCGAGATCGAGGGCAAGGAAGCACTGCTCTCGCTGCTGCGGGATCTGAGCAACCCACGACGCCCCAACGCGCTCGACTCGGTAATCCTCATCGCGGTTCCCATTTACAACGCTGACGGAAACGAAAAGTTCGGGTCGCAGGATACCACCCGCGGATCGCAGAACGGCCCCGAACAGGTGGGTGTGCGACCGAACGCTCAGGGACTCGATCTCAATCGCGATTACATCAAGGCTGAGGCTCCGGAAACGCGCGCTTCGCTGGCAATGTTCAACGCCTGGAATCCCGATGTGTTCGTGGACCTGCATACCACCAACGGCAGCTATCACGGTTACGCTCTCACGTATGCGCCGCCGCTCCATCCTTCGTCACCCCTAGGCGCGTTTACACGTGACTCGCTATTGCCGGTGCTGCGTGAGCGAATGCGCTCCCGACGCCGCTTCGAGACTTTCGACTACGGCGACTTCGTCTCGGCTGACACACTCTCGAAGGGATGGGTAACGTTCGATTCTCGTCCGCGATTCGGCACCAATTACTACGGGCTCCGCGGGGGCATCAGCATTCTGAGTGAGGCGTATTCGCACGATCCGATGCAGCGCCGAGTTGCATCGACGTATGCATTTGTGGGAGAGATACTATCGCTCGTGGGGGAGCAGGCGTTGCAGATCAAGTCAATGACGCAAGCCGTTCGCTCGAGCGCTATCCGCAATGACGCTGCGATTTTCCCGGGCGACGACCGGATCGGCAACGACCTCCACGACGACCGACGGAGAGCGGCTCTCCGCTCAACCATGCGCGCCGCACCTTACTTACAAGGGGTCGTTGCAGAGATTGTCGAGCGCACAAGCGACTCCGCCCGGACACAACCCGGCGTTCCGAAAGGGCGCCGCCGAACGGGTCGCTTTACGACAGTACAGATGTCAGTCTACGACCGATTCGCACCAACACTCTCGGAAAAGAAATTCGGTAGCTATTTCATCGCCAGGGGCGATACGCAGGTTGTCGGGGCTTTGCGGCGACACGGCGTCTCAGTAAGTACGCTCTCGCGTGACTGGCGCGGGCCTGTGCACTTTTTCAGGATCGACTCAGCGGCGGCGTCAGCTCGGCCATTCCAGGGGCACCGTGAGATGCGCATCGACGGTCGGTGGATACAAACGGAACGGACAATTCCAGCGGGATCGTTCCTCGTCCGCACCAATCAGCCGCTCGGTCTTCTTGCTTTCTACATGCTCGAACCCCAAAGCGACGACGGTCTCGTCACTTGGAACTACTTCGATGCCGCTGGGAAGCCCGGAGCCGAATTCCCGGTGCTGCGCACCTTTATCCCACTGCCGCCACTTTCCCAATAG
- a CDS encoding proline dehydrogenase family protein codes for MLRNALLYLSNQPRVFSFVRHNRMANSFAGRFVAGETLDTALAAVRQLNAKGITASLDLLGESVRNEGEARESARQYMEMLERIKSSALDANVSVKLTAMGLDISENLCVSNLQDILDRARDYKTFVRLDMEGSAYTAKTLELFYERLYPSYRANVGIVLQSYLYRTQGDVEQANIAGARVRICKGAYKEPETVAFPEKKNVDQSYVRAMHSLMLDGHYPGIATHDEVIVADAKRFAREQGIANDRFEFQMLYGVRRDLQEQLVKEGYRMRVYVPFGTQWYPYLMRRLAERPANMAFITGNVIKEMVGSRRRLR; via the coding sequence ATGCTTCGTAACGCTCTCCTTTATCTCTCGAATCAGCCGCGGGTTTTCAGCTTCGTCCGTCACAATCGAATGGCAAACAGCTTCGCCGGGAGATTCGTCGCCGGCGAGACGCTCGATACTGCGCTGGCGGCCGTCAGGCAGCTCAACGCGAAAGGCATCACGGCCTCGCTTGACCTCCTTGGCGAAAGCGTTCGCAACGAAGGCGAGGCACGTGAATCTGCCCGGCAGTACATGGAAATGCTGGAACGCATCAAATCCAGCGCGCTGGATGCAAACGTCTCGGTAAAGCTTACCGCGATGGGGCTCGACATCTCCGAGAATCTCTGCGTTTCCAACCTGCAGGATATCCTCGACCGCGCCAGAGATTACAAGACCTTTGTGCGCCTGGACATGGAGGGCAGTGCCTACACCGCGAAAACTCTCGAGCTGTTCTATGAACGGCTTTATCCATCCTACCGCGCGAATGTCGGCATCGTTCTGCAGAGCTACCTGTACCGCACTCAGGGCGATGTCGAACAGGCAAACATCGCCGGCGCAAGGGTGCGCATCTGCAAGGGTGCATACAAGGAGCCGGAAACTGTTGCGTTTCCCGAAAAAAAGAACGTCGATCAGTCATACGTCAGAGCGATGCACTCGTTGATGCTCGACGGACATTACCCGGGTATCGCGACCCACGACGAAGTGATCGTCGCCGACGCGAAGAGGTTTGCGCGCGAGCAGGGAATCGCAAACGACAGGTTCGAATTCCAGATGCTGTATGGAGTTCGCCGCGACCTGCAGGAGCAGCTCGTAAAAGAGGGTTACCGCATGCGAGTGTACGTGCCCTTCGGCACCCAGTGGTATCCCTACCTCATGCGCCGGCTGGCGGAGCGGCCGGCAAACATGGCGTTCATCACCGGGAATGTCATCAAGGAGATGGTCGGCAGCCGCCGCCGCTTGCGATGA
- a CDS encoding alpha/beta hydrolase produces the protein MIPALRLIFAILLFLASLLAVFPEPTYNLWKLSIAVTEWGHVLALIALIPLLPGWSGSGLGRIGAAFSVVTMMLALSPLVRAIPIARALPARLDIAFGCTATGDGRVQSQPAGNGNVTSPVGRGAGCEISPRSGPDAPSRRAPIRGGDLFRGVRSPSVDVTTHVYVVRNGTPLGLDLYRAGDRSTAAAGGATAAPVVVMIHGGSWRGGLRTDLAPLNRYLAARGFGVAAISYRLAPDHPHPAASEDVSAAIAYLKTNAGKFGIDPSRMVLIGRSAGGQLALLEAYRGNDPAIRGVVGFYAPSDQKYGYDHPSKPRVFDSRGVLEGFLGGTPATVPEAYASSSPINYVGSHTIPTLLIHGTRDELIFPAQSQMLAERLAAAGRQHLYLEIPWGRHGCDFNFSGPCGQMSTYAIERFLAAVTR, from the coding sequence ATGATCCCGGCGCTCCGGCTGATCTTCGCAATCCTTCTTTTTCTGGCGTCGCTGCTCGCTGTATTTCCCGAGCCCACATATAATCTCTGGAAGCTCTCCATCGCGGTCACCGAATGGGGACATGTGCTAGCGTTGATCGCGCTCATTCCGCTGCTCCCGGGTTGGAGTGGCAGTGGTCTGGGCCGGATCGGCGCTGCGTTCAGTGTCGTCACGATGATGCTCGCTTTATCTCCACTTGTGAGGGCGATACCGATTGCGCGTGCTTTGCCGGCGCGGCTCGATATTGCGTTTGGTTGCACGGCGACGGGAGACGGCAGGGTGCAATCTCAGCCGGCAGGGAACGGCAACGTGACGTCCCCGGTGGGGCGTGGAGCCGGCTGCGAGATCAGTCCTCGAAGCGGGCCTGATGCGCCGAGCCGCCGCGCGCCGATTCGTGGCGGAGATCTGTTCCGCGGAGTACGGTCTCCGTCGGTGGATGTAACAACTCACGTCTACGTCGTGCGGAACGGTACGCCACTCGGGCTTGACTTGTACCGGGCTGGAGATCGATCAACGGCAGCCGCGGGCGGAGCAACTGCTGCGCCGGTCGTTGTAATGATTCATGGTGGGTCATGGAGGGGCGGGTTGCGTACCGATCTTGCACCCCTCAACCGGTACCTGGCCGCGCGGGGCTTCGGGGTTGCGGCGATCAGCTACCGCCTGGCTCCGGACCATCCGCATCCCGCCGCAAGCGAGGACGTAAGTGCCGCCATCGCGTATCTGAAGACGAACGCCGGCAAGTTCGGCATCGATCCGTCCAGGATGGTGTTGATCGGGCGATCAGCGGGCGGCCAGCTCGCGCTGCTCGAGGCGTACCGGGGCAATGATCCAGCCATTCGCGGGGTGGTGGGATTCTATGCGCCATCAGATCAGAAGTACGGATACGACCATCCTTCAAAGCCACGGGTGTTCGACAGCCGGGGAGTTCTCGAGGGTTTCCTTGGCGGCACGCCGGCGACGGTTCCGGAGGCCTATGCATCGTCGTCGCCGATCAATTATGTGGGGTCCCATACAATTCCGACGCTGCTCATTCATGGAACGCGCGACGAGCTGATTTTCCCCGCGCAGAGCCAGATGCTTGCGGAAAGGCTTGCGGCGGCCGGCCGGCAGCATTTGTATCTGGAGATTCCCTGGGGCCGCCACGGGTGCGATTTCAATTTCAGCGGGCCGTGCGGGCAGATGAGTACGTACGCGATCGAGAGGTTTCTTGCGGCGGTTACCAGATGA
- a CDS encoding OsmC family protein, whose protein sequence is MTSAVNPKVGKPAKVVVEWKGGRRFSAGHRGRPAVLLDGDGVAGPSPVDALLGALASCVSVDVVDILAKRRTPVQSLDVNVIGERVDGTPRRLSHVTLDFTIAGSGIERTQAERAIELAVTKYCSVRDSMSRDIPVVWNLKLELEKEATPA, encoded by the coding sequence GTGACATCGGCAGTGAACCCAAAAGTGGGCAAGCCGGCAAAAGTGGTGGTCGAGTGGAAAGGTGGTCGCAGATTCAGCGCGGGACACCGCGGTCGTCCCGCGGTTCTGCTCGACGGGGATGGCGTCGCCGGGCCGAGTCCGGTGGACGCGCTCCTTGGAGCACTCGCGTCTTGCGTATCGGTGGATGTGGTGGATATCCTCGCAAAGCGCCGGACGCCCGTTCAATCGCTCGATGTAAATGTCATCGGCGAGCGGGTCGATGGCACTCCGCGCCGCCTGAGCCACGTCACCCTCGATTTCACGATCGCCGGTAGTGGCATCGAGCGCACTCAGGCCGAGCGGGCAATCGAACTCGCCGTGACAAAATATTGTTCGGTTCGTGACTCTATGTCGCGCGATATTCCGGTGGTGTGGAACCTGAAACTGGAATTGGAGAAGGAAGCCACACCCGCGTGA